The proteins below come from a single Halomicroarcula saliterrae genomic window:
- a CDS encoding 4a-hydroxytetrahydrobiopterin dehydratase, translated as MADLLSDEEISDRLPAGWDREDDEIVRSYDFDAYLDASGFLAAAAGVAEDAWHHPEMTISWGEVEVRLTTHDAGGITDNDIDMAERLNGIYE; from the coding sequence ATGGCAGACCTGCTATCCGACGAGGAAATCAGCGACCGTCTCCCCGCGGGCTGGGACCGCGAGGACGACGAAATCGTCCGCAGCTACGACTTCGACGCCTACCTCGACGCGTCGGGCTTTCTGGCCGCCGCGGCCGGCGTCGCCGAGGACGCCTGGCACCACCCAGAGATGACCATCAGCTGGGGGGAGGTGGAAGTCCGGCTCACCACCCACGACGCCGGCGGTATCACCGACAACGACATCGACATGGCCGAGCGGCTGAACGGCATCTACGAGTAG
- a CDS encoding precorrin-2 dehydrogenase/sirohydrochlorin ferrochelatase family protein, producing MIPLLHDFTDETVLVFGGGPVGARKARRFAAEAEVVVVSPEFADREFGSAELVREAPDADGVRAWVERTEPALVVAATDDADLNAAAETAASDRGALVNRADDHGEQSVGNVVVPATVRDDPVTLAVATGGHSPALSKHLRESLEAQFAGAGDMARLTGNLREELKATDMTATERRDAVRTVVRSDEVWKALDSGRSKARQVAADVIGYQMGDTS from the coding sequence ATGATTCCGCTCCTGCACGATTTCACCGACGAGACGGTGCTGGTATTCGGCGGTGGCCCGGTCGGCGCCCGGAAGGCCCGCCGCTTCGCCGCCGAGGCCGAGGTGGTCGTGGTCAGTCCCGAGTTCGCCGACCGCGAGTTCGGGAGCGCCGAGCTGGTGCGGGAGGCCCCCGACGCCGACGGCGTCCGCGCGTGGGTCGAGCGCACCGAGCCGGCGCTGGTGGTCGCGGCGACGGACGACGCGGACCTGAACGCGGCCGCCGAGACGGCCGCGAGTGACCGGGGCGCCCTGGTCAACCGCGCCGACGACCACGGCGAGCAGTCCGTCGGCAACGTCGTCGTCCCCGCCACGGTTCGGGACGACCCCGTCACGCTGGCCGTCGCGACCGGGGGACACTCGCCGGCGCTCTCGAAGCACCTCCGCGAGTCGCTCGAAGCGCAGTTCGCCGGCGCGGGGGACATGGCTCGACTGACCGGAAATCTCCGCGAAGAACTGAAAGCCACTGACATGACGGCCACAGAACGGCGGGACGCCGTCAGAACGGTCGTCAGATCCGACGAGGTTTGGAAGGCTTTAGATAGTGGCAGGTCCAAGGCACGACAAGTAGCAGCAGACGTGATTGGATACCAAATGGGTGATACGTCGTGA
- a CDS encoding Lrp/AsnC family transcriptional regulator, producing the protein MTEELGRVDSAICNAFQGGFPVVERPFDPAAAALAEHGIDITGAELLERVQDLDERGVLSRFGALINAEEIGGTATLVATHAPEDSYEDHVEMVNAHPEVAHNYEREHPYLNMWFVLSVVDEGRVAEVLAEIEAETGEPTYNLPKQQEFHVGAKFPVSGPQTQAVDCSDAGPPVEPTDAQSLTPEELDLVLEIQGGLPITETPYADVAEAVDADTDWVVETIKRFEQEGKVRRVGAIPNHYALGYSENGMTVWDVPDDVVDEVGPAVAEFDFVTHCYERPRHEGVWPYNFFAMTHGRSEDESEARIQQVHDRMSEYWDVGGDDWDTLFSTRILKKTGIRLDDRAKANVASE; encoded by the coding sequence ATGACCGAAGAGCTCGGGCGGGTAGACAGCGCGATTTGCAACGCGTTTCAGGGTGGGTTCCCGGTCGTCGAGCGCCCGTTCGACCCGGCGGCGGCGGCGCTGGCCGAGCACGGTATCGACATCACCGGAGCCGAACTGCTCGAACGGGTCCAGGACCTCGACGAGCGGGGGGTGCTGAGCCGCTTTGGCGCGCTCATCAACGCCGAGGAGATCGGTGGGACGGCGACGCTGGTGGCCACGCACGCCCCCGAGGACAGCTACGAGGACCACGTCGAGATGGTCAACGCCCATCCGGAGGTGGCCCACAACTACGAGCGCGAACACCCCTATCTCAACATGTGGTTCGTGCTGAGCGTGGTCGACGAGGGGCGCGTCGCGGAGGTGCTGGCCGAGATAGAAGCCGAGACGGGCGAACCGACCTACAACCTGCCCAAACAGCAGGAGTTCCACGTCGGCGCGAAGTTCCCCGTCTCCGGGCCACAGACCCAGGCCGTCGACTGCAGCGACGCCGGGCCGCCCGTCGAGCCGACCGACGCCCAGTCGCTGACGCCCGAGGAGCTAGACCTCGTACTGGAGATTCAGGGGGGCCTTCCCATCACGGAGACGCCCTACGCCGACGTGGCCGAGGCCGTCGACGCCGACACGGACTGGGTCGTCGAGACGATCAAGCGGTTCGAGCAGGAGGGGAAGGTCCGCCGCGTCGGCGCCATCCCGAACCACTACGCGCTGGGCTACTCCGAGAACGGGATGACCGTCTGGGACGTGCCCGACGACGTCGTCGACGAGGTGGGGCCGGCCGTCGCCGAGTTCGACTTCGTCACGCACTGCTACGAGCGCCCGCGCCACGAGGGGGTCTGGCCGTACAACTTCTTCGCGATGACTCACGGCCGCAGCGAGGACGAGAGCGAGGCCCGCATCCAGCAGGTCCACGACCGGATGAGCGAGTACTGGGACGTGGGCGGGGACGACTGGGACACGCTGTTCTCGACCAGAATCTTGAAGAAGACGGGGATCAGGCTCGACGACCGCGCAAAAGCCAACGTCGCATCCGAATGA
- the hemA gene encoding glutamyl-tRNA reductase yields MREQTGVIVGVCVSHERASVDQLETAAADSQRHAVESLLTAPGVSEAFALQTCNRTEGYVVASDHQAGLDALELFTRAVTDDVVVEMGHEASLRHLMRVAAGLESIVLGEDQILGQLRDAYEDSRGVGGIGQLLEDGITKAIHVGERARNETGINEGVVSLASAAVRLVDRECSLAGETALVVGAGEMGQLAAKALSERVDHLIVANRTVPHAEHVAETVDVEASAVALEAIEAAVAESRVVVSATGSSGQVFDVGAFAEAGETAVVDIAQPRDVPAAADRLPAVSVYDLDALESVTDETRTQRRRAAEEVEQLVDEEFDHLLTQYKRKRADRVISAMYESAERVKAAELNTAMAQADFDEDQREVMEAMADTIVSQLLAAPTKSLRDAAEEDDWETIHTALELFDPDFGPEPPAFVEDMAIDDIPEGMRDQIPPAVLEQLADD; encoded by the coding sequence GTGAGAGAGCAGACAGGCGTCATCGTCGGTGTGTGCGTGTCCCACGAACGCGCCAGCGTCGACCAGTTGGAGACCGCCGCCGCCGACAGTCAGCGCCACGCCGTCGAGTCGTTGTTGACGGCGCCGGGCGTCTCCGAGGCCTTCGCCCTCCAGACGTGCAACCGAACGGAAGGGTACGTCGTCGCCAGCGACCACCAGGCGGGCCTCGACGCCCTCGAACTCTTCACCCGCGCAGTCACCGACGACGTCGTCGTCGAGATGGGCCACGAGGCCAGCCTGCGCCACCTCATGCGGGTGGCGGCCGGGCTCGAATCCATCGTGCTGGGCGAGGACCAGATTCTCGGCCAGCTGCGGGACGCCTACGAGGATTCGCGCGGCGTCGGCGGCATCGGCCAGCTGCTGGAGGACGGCATCACGAAGGCCATCCACGTCGGCGAGCGGGCCCGCAACGAAACCGGCATCAACGAGGGCGTGGTCTCGCTGGCCTCTGCGGCCGTCCGGCTCGTCGACCGGGAGTGCTCGCTGGCCGGCGAGACAGCGCTCGTGGTGGGCGCCGGCGAGATGGGACAGCTCGCCGCCAAGGCGCTCTCCGAGCGGGTCGACCATCTCATCGTCGCGAACCGGACCGTTCCCCACGCGGAACACGTCGCCGAGACCGTCGACGTCGAGGCCAGCGCCGTCGCGCTGGAGGCCATCGAGGCCGCCGTCGCCGAGTCCCGGGTCGTCGTCTCGGCGACCGGGAGCAGCGGACAGGTGTTCGACGTCGGCGCGTTCGCCGAGGCCGGTGAGACCGCCGTCGTCGATATCGCCCAGCCCCGCGACGTGCCCGCCGCCGCAGACCGGCTCCCGGCGGTGAGCGTCTACGACCTCGACGCGCTGGAGTCGGTCACCGACGAGACCCGAACACAGCGCCGGCGCGCCGCCGAAGAGGTCGAACAGCTGGTCGACGAGGAGTTCGACCACCTGTTGACCCAGTACAAGCGCAAGCGGGCCGACCGCGTCATCTCCGCGATGTACGAGAGCGCCGAGCGGGTGAAAGCCGCCGAACTCAACACCGCGATGGCCCAGGCCGACTTCGACGAGGACCAGCGCGAAGTGATGGAGGCGATGGCCGACACCATCGTCTCCCAGCTGCTCGCCGCGCCGACGAAGAGCCTCCGGGACGCCGCCGAGGAGGACGACTGGGAAACCATCCACACGGCACTGGAGCTGTTCGACCCGGACTTTGGCCCCGAGCCGCCGGCGTTCGTCGAGGACATGGCCATCGATGATATCCCCGAGGGGATGCGCGACCAGATTCCCCCCGCAGTGCTCGAACAGCTGGCCGACGACTAG